Proteins encoded by one window of Luteitalea sp.:
- a CDS encoding BON domain-containing protein, with protein MRATERGASGIPMVAAGVGLGAALMYALDPVAGRRRRALARDKAVHAGHKLRDSTDATAHDVGNRMAGWAARLRSTVATDMPEDDVLTARVRSVLGRVASHPRSLEVTVGEGLVTLAGPVLADDVDHVLAAVRRVRGVRDVESLLDVREERADESGLQGGALRPGRYPEIWQAQWSPAMRLAAASTGVALGAYGRRRGGLVGATSSLVGGGLALRAITNLELRRLLGVRAGRRAVDVQKTIYLDAPIDRVFAFWEEVDNFPHFMTGVRAVRKLGNRRSHWVVAGPAGAEIQWDAETTRYEPPHLLAWRSVEGAPIAHAGYVRFEPEETARTRVTVSLHYNPPGGALGHAVATAFGVDPKHQLDQDLLRMKTLIEVGRPPRDAAAPAS; from the coding sequence TGGAATTCCTATGGTGGCGGCCGGCGTTGGCCTTGGGGCGGCCCTCATGTACGCCCTGGATCCCGTGGCCGGTCGTCGTCGCCGCGCCCTCGCGCGCGACAAGGCGGTGCACGCCGGCCACAAGCTGCGCGACAGCACTGACGCGACGGCCCACGATGTCGGTAACCGCATGGCGGGTTGGGCGGCCCGGCTCCGATCAACCGTGGCGACCGACATGCCGGAAGACGACGTGCTGACCGCGCGCGTCAGGTCGGTGCTTGGCCGTGTGGCGTCACATCCGCGGAGCCTGGAGGTCACGGTTGGCGAGGGGCTCGTGACGCTGGCCGGTCCGGTTCTCGCGGACGACGTCGACCACGTTCTCGCTGCGGTGCGACGTGTGCGCGGTGTCCGCGACGTCGAGAGCCTCCTGGACGTGCGCGAGGAGCGTGCCGACGAGTCTGGTCTCCAAGGCGGCGCGCTGCGTCCCGGCCGATATCCAGAGATCTGGCAGGCGCAGTGGTCGCCAGCCATGCGGCTGGCGGCGGCATCGACCGGCGTCGCGTTGGGTGCATACGGTCGGCGCCGCGGCGGCCTCGTTGGCGCTACGAGCTCGCTCGTAGGCGGCGGGCTCGCCCTGCGCGCCATCACGAACCTCGAGCTGCGCCGCCTGCTGGGTGTCCGCGCCGGACGGCGCGCCGTGGACGTTCAAAAGACCATCTATCTCGACGCGCCTATTGACCGCGTATTCGCCTTCTGGGAAGAGGTCGACAACTTCCCGCACTTCATGACCGGTGTACGAGCCGTGCGCAAGCTCGGGAACCGGCGGTCCCACTGGGTGGTGGCCGGTCCGGCCGGTGCCGAGATCCAGTGGGATGCAGAAACCACGCGTTACGAGCCGCCCCACTTGCTGGCGTGGCGGAGTGTGGAAGGCGCACCCATCGCGCATGCGGGCTATGTTCGGTTCGAGCCTGAAGAGACGGCACGCACTCGCGTCACCGTCTCTCTTCATTACAATCCCCCGGGTGGCGCACTCGGACATGCCGTGGCGACCGCCTTCGGCGTCGATCCGAAACACCAGCTCGATCAAGACTTACTGCGAATGAAGACGCTCATCGAGGTCGGGCGTCCGCCGCGTGATGCTGCGGCGCCGGCCTCGTGA